The following are encoded together in the Bradyrhizobium sp. CCGUVB1N3 genome:
- a CDS encoding caspase family protein: MNVRQLDISRRTIAVAAALIGTVSLAIGAHAALNMRALDAAKAVSTAEVTGSVGHTSRLALVIGNGHYPDANAPLAQSVNDARALSSSLRKGGFDVDMVEDASKDDMVRAVSRLKSKITRDSVVMLFFGGYGVQAGRESYMLPVDAVIWKESDVRRHGVSIESVLEMMKEQGAKAKLVVVDASRRNPYERRFRSYSHGLAPISAPDNALILSSASPGKVADDGKGEHSVLVSELLNNLNAQGSAESVFNKTRVAISRASEGDQVPTVSSSLLEDVQFDQAGG; the protein is encoded by the coding sequence ATGAATGTAAGGCAGCTCGACATTTCCCGACGCACCATTGCGGTCGCCGCCGCTCTGATCGGCACGGTGTCGCTGGCGATCGGTGCCCACGCTGCCCTGAACATGCGCGCCCTCGATGCCGCCAAGGCGGTCTCGACCGCTGAGGTCACCGGTTCCGTCGGCCACACCTCGCGCCTCGCCCTCGTCATCGGCAATGGTCATTATCCCGACGCCAATGCGCCGCTGGCGCAGTCGGTCAACGACGCGCGCGCGCTGTCGTCCTCGCTGCGCAAAGGCGGCTTCGACGTCGACATGGTGGAAGACGCCAGCAAGGACGACATGGTCCGCGCCGTCAGCCGCCTGAAGTCGAAGATCACGCGCGACAGCGTCGTCATGCTGTTCTTCGGCGGCTACGGCGTGCAGGCCGGCCGCGAGAGCTACATGCTGCCGGTCGACGCCGTGATCTGGAAGGAAAGCGACGTCCGCCGACACGGCGTCTCGATCGAGAGCGTGCTCGAGATGATGAAGGAGCAGGGCGCCAAGGCCAAGCTCGTCGTCGTCGATGCCTCGCGCCGTAACCCCTATGAGCGCCGCTTCCGCTCCTACAGCCACGGGCTTGCGCCGATCAGCGCGCCCGACAACGCGCTGATCCTCTCCTCCGCCTCGCCCGGCAAGGTCGCCGACGACGGCAAGGGCGAGCACAGCGTGCTGGTCAGCGAACTCCTGAACAACCTCAATGCGCAGGGCAGCGCTGAAAGCGTCTTCAACAAGACCCGTGTCGCGATCTCCCGCGCATCCGAAGGCGATCAGGTCCCGACCGTCTCCTCCTCGCTCCTGGAAGACGTCCAGTTCGACCAGGCCGGCGGTTAG
- a CDS encoding thermonuclease family protein, with product MSRTFLGLIFLLALPSLAQAADITGTAKVRDGDSVQIGNTRVRLGGIDAPSTDQLCLNTKGERWTCGLAAREELAKYAEGKNWVCHARSIDRRGRTVARCEVDGEDIQKWLVRNGWALAFTRISHDYEADEAAAREAKAGMWQGAFIAPWDWRVRNKKTAILGATKPPEGAHAILLASASGAVAPSPDCTIKGNVNSAGECIFHQPTSRWYAQIKMKISKGTRWFCSVEEAEAAGCRETKR from the coding sequence ATGTCGCGAACATTTCTTGGCTTGATTTTCCTCCTCGCCTTGCCGTCGCTGGCACAGGCTGCCGACATCACGGGCACGGCAAAGGTCCGTGACGGCGATTCCGTCCAGATCGGCAACACCCGCGTCCGCCTCGGCGGCATCGACGCGCCGTCGACCGACCAGCTCTGCCTCAACACCAAGGGCGAGCGTTGGACCTGCGGCCTGGCAGCGCGCGAAGAGCTCGCCAAATACGCCGAGGGCAAGAACTGGGTCTGCCATGCGCGGTCGATCGACCGGCGCGGCCGCACGGTGGCGCGCTGCGAGGTCGATGGCGAGGACATCCAGAAATGGCTGGTGCGGAACGGCTGGGCGCTGGCCTTCACCCGCATCTCCCACGACTATGAAGCCGACGAAGCTGCCGCGCGCGAAGCCAAGGCCGGCATGTGGCAGGGCGCCTTCATCGCGCCGTGGGACTGGCGCGTGCGCAACAAGAAGACCGCGATCCTCGGCGCCACCAAGCCGCCCGAAGGGGCGCATGCGATCCTGCTCGCCTCGGCGTCGGGCGCCGTCGCGCCCTCGCCGGATTGCACCATCAAGGGCAACGTCAACAGCGCCGGCGAATGCATCTTTCACCAGCCGACCAGCCGCTGGTACGCGCAGATCAAGATGAAGATCAGCAAGGGCACCCGCTGGTTCTGCTCCGTCGAGGAAGCCGAAGCCGCCGGATGCCGCGAGACGAAGCGATAG
- a CDS encoding ribonuclease activity regulator RraA, whose product MTKLSDATRNKLKSVSTATVATALFKRGLRIQMIQDVHPLGADQPTMVGEAFTLRYMPAREDLNTIEVFRDHSHPQRKAVEDCPPGAVLVMDSRKDARAASAGAILVTRLMKRGVAGVVTDGGFRDSAEIAKLGIPAYHHRPSAPTNLTLHQAIEINVPIGCGDAPVFPGDVILGDSDGVIVIPAHLADEIANETFEMTAFEDFVTEEVGKGRGIFGLYPATDPQTLTDFAAWRKANGR is encoded by the coding sequence ATGACAAAACTCAGCGACGCCACCCGCAACAAGCTCAAGTCTGTCTCCACCGCCACCGTCGCCACCGCCTTGTTCAAGCGTGGCCTGCGCATCCAGATGATTCAGGATGTGCACCCGCTCGGTGCGGACCAGCCGACCATGGTCGGCGAGGCGTTCACGCTGCGCTACATGCCGGCGCGCGAGGATCTCAACACCATCGAGGTGTTTCGCGATCACTCGCATCCGCAGCGCAAGGCGGTGGAGGATTGCCCGCCCGGTGCCGTGCTGGTGATGGACAGCCGCAAGGACGCGCGCGCCGCATCCGCCGGCGCGATCCTGGTGACGCGACTGATGAAGCGCGGCGTCGCCGGCGTCGTCACCGACGGCGGCTTTCGTGATTCCGCGGAGATCGCCAAGCTCGGCATTCCCGCCTACCATCACCGCCCGAGCGCGCCGACCAACCTCACGCTGCACCAGGCGATCGAGATCAACGTCCCGATCGGCTGCGGCGATGCGCCGGTGTTCCCCGGCGACGTCATTCTTGGTGACAGTGACGGCGTGATCGTCATCCCCGCGCATCTCGCCGACGAGATCGCCAACGAGACCTTCGAGATGACTGCATTCGAGGACTTCGTCACCGAGGAAGTCGGCAAGGGCCGCGGCATCTTCGGGCTCTATCCGGCCACTGATCCGCAGACGCTGACCGACTTCGCAGCCTGGCGGAAGGCGAACGGAAGGTAG
- a CDS encoding alanine--glyoxylate aminotransferase family protein, which produces MTVRAGREFLAIPGPTTMPDEVLRAMHRPAIDIYSKQMTDLTESLIGDLSKLFATKGKSYIYIANGHGAWEAVLSNVLSRGDKLLVLESGRFAIGWGHAASLMGAEVEVLRGDWRRAVRPHEVEERLRRDKEHKIKAVVVVQVDTASGVQNDIEAIGKAIKASGHPALYMVDTVASLGCMPFEMDKWGIDVAMSGSQKGLMTPPGLGFVAANDRALEAHKKANMATPYWSWSEREGTEHYRKYAGTAPVHLLFALRQAIDLLHDEGLENAFRRHSLLGEAARRAVAVWSEGQVLGFNILENSERSNTVTTVTVGNGHDPAVLQRYCKDKCGVVLGTGIGDLEGQAFRIAHMGHVNAPMLLGTLGVIEVGLNALKIPHGKGGLEAAVAYLGEQVGA; this is translated from the coding sequence ATGACCGTTCGCGCGGGCCGGGAATTTCTGGCCATCCCCGGGCCCACCACGATGCCCGACGAGGTGCTGCGGGCGATGCATCGTCCGGCGATCGACATCTACTCCAAGCAGATGACCGATCTGACCGAGAGCCTGATCGGCGACCTCTCAAAGCTGTTCGCGACCAAGGGCAAGTCCTACATCTACATCGCCAATGGCCACGGCGCCTGGGAAGCCGTGCTCAGCAACGTGCTGTCGCGCGGCGACAAGCTTTTGGTGCTGGAAAGCGGCCGCTTCGCGATCGGCTGGGGCCATGCGGCATCCTTGATGGGCGCCGAGGTCGAGGTGCTCAGGGGTGACTGGCGCCGCGCGGTGCGCCCGCACGAGGTCGAGGAGCGCCTGCGCCGCGACAAGGAGCACAAGATCAAGGCCGTGGTCGTCGTGCAGGTCGACACCGCCTCGGGCGTGCAGAACGACATCGAGGCGATCGGCAAGGCGATCAAGGCGAGCGGCCACCCCGCGCTGTACATGGTCGACACCGTGGCGTCGCTCGGCTGCATGCCGTTCGAGATGGACAAATGGGGCATCGACGTCGCGATGTCCGGCTCGCAGAAGGGCCTGATGACGCCGCCCGGCCTCGGCTTCGTCGCGGCGAATGATCGCGCGCTCGAGGCACACAAGAAGGCGAACATGGCGACGCCCTATTGGAGCTGGAGCGAGCGCGAAGGCACCGAGCATTATCGCAAATATGCCGGCACCGCGCCGGTGCATCTGTTGTTCGCGCTGCGCCAGGCAATCGACCTCCTGCACGATGAGGGCCTCGAGAACGCGTTCCGTCGACATAGCCTGCTCGGCGAAGCCGCGCGCCGCGCGGTCGCGGTGTGGTCGGAGGGACAGGTGCTCGGCTTCAATATTCTGGAGAACAGCGAGCGCTCGAACACGGTGACGACCGTGACCGTGGGCAATGGACATGATCCCGCGGTGCTGCAGCGCTATTGCAAGGACAAATGCGGCGTAGTGCTCGGCACCGGCATCGGCGATCTCGAGGGCCAGGCCTTCCGCATCGCCCATATGGGCCACGTCAACGCACCGATGCTGCTCGGCACGCTCGGCGTGATCGAGGTCGGCCTCAACGCGCTGAAGATCCCGCACGGCAAGGGCGGCCTGGAGGCGGCGGTCGCATATCTCGGCGAGCAGGTCGGGGCGTAA
- a CDS encoding S9 family peptidase yields MARKVQAAPVAPRRPHSFTRHGITVSDDYAWLKDAKWQEVLRDPAVLDPDIRKYLDEENVYTESLLGHTAALQKTLVREMRSRIKEDDSSVPSPDGAFAYFRKFREGGQHELFGRMPRNGGDSHIVLDGDALAKDHKYFRFGGSRHSPDHKLQAWTADTKGSEYFSIRVRDWATGADLDDLVEETDGGVVWSKDAKSFFYVKLDDNHRPMQVWRHRLGTKQADDILIYEEQDSGWFTHLHESTSGRFCVIAGGDHETSEQRLIDLANPDAPPRLVATRQEGVQYSLADRGDELFILTNADDAIDFKIVTAPLASPERKNWRDLIPYRPSIYIIDIDLYAGHLVRLERANALPAIVIRDLGSSEEHAIAFDEAAYSLDTMGSYEFETTNLRFSYSSMTTPSEVYDYDMAKRSRVLRKRQEIPSGHDAADYVTTRIMAKAHDGAEVPVSILYRRGLKLDGTAPLLLYGYGSYGAAMPASFNANRLSLVDRGFVYAIAHIRGGADKGWGWYLDGKREKKTNTFDDFAASARALIAARYTSAKRIVGHGGSAGGMLMGAVANRAGELFTGIVAEVPFVDVLNTMLDDTLPLTPPEWPEWGNPIESEKDFRTILSYSPYDNVAAQDYPAILAMGGLTDPRVTYWEPAKWIARLRATMSGGGPVLLRTNMGAGHGGASGRFDRLDEVAIVYAFALWAVGMTEAMALPETLPGVVPAQAGTHTA; encoded by the coding sequence ATCGCCCGCAAAGTCCAAGCCGCCCCCGTCGCTCCTCGCCGGCCGCATTCTTTCACCCGGCACGGCATCACCGTGAGCGACGACTATGCCTGGTTGAAGGATGCGAAATGGCAGGAGGTGCTGCGCGATCCCGCCGTGCTCGATCCCGACATCCGCAAATATCTCGACGAAGAGAACGTCTATACCGAGAGCCTGCTCGGCCACACCGCAGCCCTCCAGAAGACGCTGGTGCGCGAGATGCGCTCCCGGATCAAGGAGGACGATTCGAGCGTGCCCTCGCCGGACGGCGCGTTCGCCTACTTCCGCAAGTTCCGCGAAGGCGGGCAGCATGAGCTGTTCGGCCGCATGCCGCGCAATGGCGGCGACAGCCACATCGTGCTCGACGGCGATGCGCTCGCAAAGGACCACAAATATTTCAGGTTCGGCGGCAGCCGGCATTCGCCAGATCACAAGCTGCAGGCCTGGACCGCCGACACCAAGGGCTCGGAATATTTTTCGATCCGCGTGCGCGATTGGGCAACCGGGGCTGATCTCGACGACCTCGTCGAGGAGACTGACGGCGGCGTGGTCTGGAGCAAGGACGCCAAGAGCTTCTTCTATGTGAAGCTCGACGACAATCACCGGCCGATGCAGGTGTGGCGGCACCGGCTCGGCACGAAGCAGGCCGACGACATCCTGATCTATGAGGAGCAGGACTCCGGCTGGTTCACCCATCTGCACGAGAGCACCAGCGGGCGCTTTTGCGTGATCGCCGGCGGCGACCATGAAACATCGGAACAACGGCTGATCGATCTCGCCAACCCGGACGCGCCGCCGCGACTGGTCGCGACACGGCAGGAGGGCGTGCAATATTCGCTCGCCGATCGCGGCGACGAGCTCTTCATCCTCACCAATGCTGATGACGCCATCGACTTCAAGATCGTCACCGCGCCGCTCGCGTCGCCCGAGCGCAAGAATTGGCGCGATCTGATCCCGTATCGCCCCAGCATCTACATCATCGACATCGATCTCTATGCCGGCCATCTGGTACGGCTGGAGCGCGCCAACGCGCTGCCGGCGATCGTGATCCGCGATCTCGGCAGCAGCGAAGAGCACGCCATCGCCTTCGACGAAGCCGCCTATTCGCTCGACACGATGGGCTCCTACGAGTTCGAGACGACGAACTTGCGCTTCTCCTATTCGTCGATGACGACGCCGTCGGAGGTCTACGACTACGACATGGCCAAGCGCTCGCGCGTGCTTCGCAAGCGCCAGGAGATTCCGTCCGGCCACGACGCGGCCGACTACGTCACCACCCGCATCATGGCGAAGGCGCATGACGGCGCCGAGGTGCCGGTTTCGATCCTGTATCGCCGCGGGCTCAAGCTCGACGGCACGGCGCCGCTGCTGCTCTATGGCTACGGCTCCTACGGCGCGGCGATGCCGGCCTCCTTCAACGCCAACCGCCTGTCGCTGGTCGACCGCGGCTTCGTCTACGCCATCGCCCATATCCGCGGCGGCGCCGACAAGGGCTGGGGCTGGTATCTCGACGGCAAGCGCGAGAAGAAGACCAACACGTTCGACGATTTCGCCGCGAGCGCACGCGCGCTGATCGCGGCGAGGTATACGAGCGCGAAACGCATCGTCGGCCACGGCGGTTCGGCCGGCGGCATGCTGATGGGCGCGGTCGCAAACCGCGCCGGCGAGCTGTTCACAGGGATCGTTGCCGAGGTACCGTTCGTCGATGTGCTCAACACCATGCTCGACGACACGCTGCCGCTGACGCCGCCGGAGTGGCCGGAATGGGGCAACCCGATCGAGAGCGAGAAGGATTTTCGCACCATCCTGTCCTACTCGCCCTATGACAATGTCGCGGCGCAGGACTATCCCGCGATCCTGGCGATGGGCGGGCTTACTGATCCCCGAGTCACCTATTGGGAGCCCGCCAAATGGATCGCGCGCCTGCGCGCCACCATGAGCGGCGGCGGCCCGGTCCTGCTCCGCACCAACATGGGCGCCGGCCACGGCGGCGCCTCCGGCCGCTTCGACCGCCTGGATGAGGTGGCTATCGTCTATGCGTTTGCACTGTGGGCAGTTGGGATGACAGAGGCGATGGCTTTGCCCGAAACCCTCCCCGGGGTCGTCCCGGCGCAGGCCGGGACCCATACCGCGTGA
- a CDS encoding efflux RND transporter periplasmic adaptor subunit has translation MRHCTRKPRKALFPAATLLGLGLFLGLPPARAADEEAPKGPAVTVLKAAKSCFSDIVEASGTIIAREETSVRPERPGLKVTEVLAEAGDTITAGQVLARLALPEGGTVQVTAPVAGVISASTAQIGAPASARGEALFSIVARSEYDLVGLVATADIKKLAVNQPATVRVAGAGDIDGKVRKIGPTVEPNIQQGMVYIGISTPRRLLLNSSARALIKTGQSCNVAVPLTAVQYSPAGTVVQIIRRNRVETKRVEIGLMSGGNIEIRDGVNEGDIVVARAGALLREGDPVRPVMASAETK, from the coding sequence ATGCGTCATTGCACCCGCAAACCTCGCAAAGCCCTGTTTCCCGCGGCCACCTTACTGGGGCTTGGCCTTTTTCTTGGCCTCCCCCCGGCCCGCGCTGCCGATGAGGAGGCGCCCAAGGGACCGGCGGTCACGGTGCTGAAGGCGGCAAAGTCCTGTTTCTCCGACATCGTGGAGGCCAGCGGCACGATCATCGCGCGCGAGGAGACCTCGGTGCGGCCCGAGCGTCCCGGATTGAAGGTGACGGAGGTGCTGGCGGAAGCCGGCGACACCATCACCGCCGGCCAGGTGCTGGCGCGGCTGGCCTTGCCCGAAGGCGGCACAGTCCAAGTGACCGCGCCGGTCGCCGGCGTGATCTCGGCCTCGACCGCGCAGATCGGCGCGCCGGCCTCGGCGCGCGGCGAAGCGCTGTTCTCGATCGTGGCGCGCAGCGAATATGACCTCGTCGGCCTCGTCGCCACCGCCGACATCAAGAAGCTCGCAGTGAACCAGCCGGCCACCGTGCGTGTCGCGGGCGCCGGCGACATCGACGGCAAGGTGCGCAAGATCGGACCGACGGTCGAGCCGAACATCCAGCAGGGCATGGTCTATATCGGCATCTCGACGCCGCGGCGGCTGCTGCTGAATTCCAGCGCGCGCGCGCTGATCAAGACCGGGCAAAGCTGCAATGTCGCGGTCCCGCTCACCGCCGTGCAATACAGCCCCGCGGGCACCGTCGTGCAGATCATCCGCCGCAACCGCGTCGAGACCAAGCGCGTCGAGATCGGGCTGATGTCCGGCGGCAATATCGAGATCCGCGACGGCGTCAATGAAGGCGACATCGTCGTCGCGCGCGCCGGCGCGCTCTTGCGCGAAGGCGATCCCGTTCGCCCGGTGATGGCGAGCGCGGAGACGAAGTAG